A genomic stretch from Mycobacterium paraterrae includes:
- a CDS encoding TetR/AcrR family transcriptional regulator, which translates to MTFRGQEMSSGTRVVDGRAARWEGQREKRREEFIEAALEAIALYGPGASTEQVAEHVGVTRTKLYRYFDGAADLHHSIARRASDMLTAKQTLVWDRPVSPMQLVRATVTMHVRWRIEHPNLYEYLTHHPLSDDAHAVAAIHDVNRTVAANLCEVIATYYRTLGIDERPAVPLSIGAVGFVESSVTHWLNDPKPLPRKEFTDQLAEWMWSLLNTAVVKAGLVVDPHEPIAPKNP; encoded by the coding sequence ATGACATTCAGGGGGCAGGAAATGTCATCCGGAACACGGGTGGTCGACGGGCGGGCGGCCCGTTGGGAGGGGCAGCGCGAGAAGCGCCGCGAAGAATTCATCGAGGCCGCGTTAGAGGCGATTGCCCTCTACGGGCCGGGCGCATCGACAGAGCAGGTCGCCGAACACGTCGGGGTGACCCGCACCAAGCTCTACCGGTATTTCGACGGAGCCGCCGACCTGCACCACAGCATCGCGCGGCGGGCCAGCGACATGCTCACCGCCAAGCAGACGCTGGTCTGGGACCGGCCCGTCAGCCCGATGCAGCTGGTCAGGGCCACCGTGACGATGCACGTCCGGTGGCGCATCGAGCACCCGAACCTCTACGAGTATCTGACCCACCACCCGCTCAGCGATGACGCGCACGCTGTCGCCGCCATCCACGACGTCAACCGCACGGTGGCGGCGAATCTCTGCGAGGTGATCGCAACGTACTACCGCACCCTCGGCATCGACGAACGCCCCGCCGTGCCGCTGAGCATCGGCGCGGTCGGCTTCGTGGAATCCTCAGTCACCCACTGGCTGAACGACCCGAAGCCGCTGCCGCGCAAGGAATTCACCGACCAACTCGCCGAATGGATGTGGTCGCTGCTGAACACGGCGGTCGTGAAGGCCGGGCTCGTGGTCGATCCCCACGAGCCGATCGCCCCGAAGAACCCGTGA